A genomic window from Litoreibacter janthinus includes:
- a CDS encoding GDSL-type esterase/lipase family protein, translating to MRTVLAYGDSLTWGSCPEEGGRHAKADRWPTLLADLTGLDVVADGLRGRTTAFDMTVSPADMNGAAMLPSVLHSHAPLDLVIVMLGTNDAYCGVDPGMAARGMARLIEIVRHHPYRTPCEVPQVMVVAPPVIVPSSGITQTMIDASNAYRGLVAQVAKDSEAAYFDSNSVAVSSPLDGFHLDVENTRAIGTALAPLVTRLLA from the coding sequence ATGCGCACGGTCCTGGCATATGGCGACAGCCTCACATGGGGTTCGTGTCCTGAGGAGGGCGGGCGTCATGCCAAGGCAGACCGCTGGCCCACGCTGCTGGCGGACTTGACCGGGCTTGATGTCGTCGCAGACGGGCTTCGGGGACGGACCACCGCCTTTGACATGACGGTCAGCCCTGCCGACATGAACGGTGCCGCGATGCTGCCTTCGGTGCTGCATTCGCATGCGCCGCTTGATCTGGTGATCGTGATGCTTGGCACAAATGATGCCTATTGTGGGGTCGACCCCGGAATGGCTGCGCGTGGCATGGCGCGGTTGATCGAGATCGTGCGTCATCATCCTTACCGGACACCGTGCGAGGTACCTCAGGTGATGGTCGTGGCCCCGCCGGTCATCGTGCCAAGTTCGGGCATCACCCAAACCATGATCGACGCCAGTAACGCGTATCGCGGATTGGTTGCTCAGGTGGCTAAGGACAGCGAAGCGGCGTACTTTGACAGCAATAGCGTCGCAGTGTCCTCGCCATTGGATGGCTTCCACCTTGATGTGGAAAACACGCGCGCGATCGGCACGGCATTGGCCCCGTTGGTTACACGATTGTTGGCTTAA
- a CDS encoding Ppx/GppA family phosphatase, with protein sequence MDGQHDEDGPFGRPLFNDPKSKALKRVGAIDVGSNSVRMVVFDGAARSPAYFFNEKVMAGLGAGLSETGHLNPEGRDRALAALRRFALLAQGMGVSPMTCVATAAVRDAADGPDFRAEVARETGLNLWVAEGVEEARLSAQGVFLGWPEAQGLMCDIGGSSMELAELGEGVVGRRVSSQIGPLKLMSMKGGIKARKALIDETIDDLRAQIDGDYETLFLVGGSWRAIARLDMERRGYPLKVLHEYRMTAKSILQTVKWISNFSVDELRAMTGNSEARMRLVPIASQVLKSLIQRFKPQSVAVSSYGIREGLLYEQMPFELKRRDPLIEACRYDEAMNARIPGFGKFLFRFIEPLFEKASPERIRLVKAACLLHDVSWRAHPDYRAEVCFDNATRANLGGLDHPGRIFLGTALLHRYKNSRSGTHFQELFDLLSEKELRDAEVLGKAMRFGAMFSVQRPELMGQLKWHPKKRLLKLKLHPDTKALFGEVAQARFASLASALEAETLVT encoded by the coding sequence TTGGACGGACAACACGATGAAGATGGTCCTTTCGGCCGCCCCTTGTTCAATGACCCCAAGTCAAAGGCGCTGAAGCGGGTGGGGGCGATTGATGTCGGCTCCAACTCAGTGCGGATGGTTGTGTTCGACGGTGCCGCACGCAGTCCCGCGTATTTCTTTAACGAGAAAGTCATGGCCGGGCTGGGCGCAGGTTTATCGGAAACCGGCCATTTGAACCCGGAAGGGCGAGACCGTGCGTTGGCTGCTTTGCGGCGCTTTGCACTTTTAGCGCAGGGGATGGGCGTGTCGCCTATGACTTGCGTTGCAACAGCGGCGGTGCGTGATGCTGCGGACGGGCCAGATTTCCGTGCAGAGGTCGCCCGCGAGACAGGGCTGAACCTATGGGTCGCCGAAGGCGTCGAAGAAGCCCGTTTATCGGCACAAGGAGTATTCCTTGGCTGGCCCGAGGCACAAGGTTTGATGTGCGATATCGGCGGTTCGTCGATGGAGTTGGCAGAGCTTGGAGAAGGGGTCGTCGGGCGGCGTGTGTCGTCGCAGATTGGCCCGCTCAAATTGATGAGCATGAAAGGCGGCATCAAAGCGCGCAAGGCGCTGATAGACGAAACGATTGATGATCTTCGCGCGCAGATCGATGGTGACTATGAAACACTGTTCCTTGTTGGTGGCTCATGGCGGGCCATTGCACGTCTTGACATGGAGCGGCGGGGCTACCCCCTTAAAGTGCTTCACGAATACCGGATGACCGCCAAATCCATTCTGCAAACAGTCAAATGGATCAGCAATTTCTCGGTGGACGAATTGCGGGCAATGACTGGCAACTCCGAGGCGCGGATGCGGCTTGTGCCGATTGCCTCGCAAGTGCTCAAATCACTGATCCAGCGCTTCAAGCCGCAATCCGTGGCTGTGTCCAGTTACGGTATTCGTGAAGGGCTCCTTTACGAGCAGATGCCGTTCGAGCTGAAACGCCGCGACCCGCTTATTGAGGCCTGCCGTTACGACGAAGCGATGAACGCCCGTATTCCCGGTTTCGGCAAGTTTCTGTTTCGCTTTATTGAACCTTTGTTTGAAAAGGCATCTCCCGAACGTATACGATTGGTTAAGGCTGCTTGCCTTTTGCATGACGTGAGCTGGCGTGCGCACCCCGACTACCGCGCGGAGGTGTGTTTCGACAACGCGACCCGCGCCAACCTTGGCGGTCTGGATCATCCGGGGCGCATTTTCCTTGGGACGGCGTTGTTGCACCGCTACAAAAATTCCCGCTCCGGCACTCACTTTCAAGAGCTGTTCGATCTTCTGTCGGAGAAGGAACTCCGTGATGCTGAGGTGTTGGGCAAGGCTATGCGATTTGGTGCGATGTTCTCGGTCCAAAGGCCTGAACTGATGGGGCAGCTGAAGTGGCACCCCAAGAAGCGGTTGCTGAAGCTCAAGCTGCACCCCGATACCAAAGCCTTGTTCGGCGAAGTGGCGCAGGCGCGGTTTGCCTCTTTGGCATCGGCGCTTGAGGCGGAAACGCTCGTCACCTGA
- a CDS encoding YeeE/YedE family protein: MLLESFDWGLEARTLQLLFGLGLGLLFGIAAQISRFCLRRAVAVDSEDRGAAGAVWVTAFATAIVAFQVASTMGFIAIEEHRFLSSDLAVLAVILGGAAFGAGMVLTRGCVSRLTVLSATGNLRAATVLLVFAITAHAMLKGVLSPLRVGLSSFTIDLPFASFTELSGGAALSSAVAVLAAAWLVVRFRPSWRNVLLGAVIGLVPVLGWAITSVLLFDEFDPLAIQSAAFTLPWADTLFWIIASTAVPAGFGTGFLGGILAGSFASAAIRGELQTASFESAAQTGRYTLGAVLMGFGGVLAGGCTVGAGLSGSAALSVAALLALASMVAGAWATSRALAATPVAVPA; this comes from the coding sequence ATGCTGCTGGAATCCTTTGATTGGGGGCTTGAGGCCCGCACTTTGCAACTGCTGTTCGGGCTGGGGCTTGGCCTCCTGTTCGGCATCGCGGCCCAGATTTCGCGTTTCTGCCTGCGACGTGCGGTGGCCGTCGACAGTGAGGATCGCGGGGCAGCGGGCGCGGTTTGGGTCACGGCCTTTGCCACAGCCATCGTAGCCTTTCAAGTCGCCAGCACCATGGGCTTCATCGCCATCGAAGAGCACCGCTTCCTATCCAGCGACCTTGCCGTTCTTGCTGTTATCCTTGGTGGTGCCGCATTCGGAGCGGGCATGGTGCTGACGCGTGGCTGCGTGTCGCGCCTGACCGTGCTGAGCGCCACGGGCAATCTGCGGGCAGCCACTGTGCTGCTTGTGTTTGCGATCACGGCCCACGCGATGCTCAAAGGCGTCCTGTCGCCGCTTCGGGTTGGCCTCAGCTCCTTCACTATTGATCTGCCTTTCGCGTCTTTTACCGAGCTCTCCGGCGGTGCGGCACTGAGCAGTGCGGTTGCGGTATTGGCTGCAGCGTGGCTTGTCGTCCGTTTCCGCCCGTCCTGGCGCAATGTTTTGCTGGGCGCGGTCATCGGGCTGGTGCCTGTCCTTGGCTGGGCCATCACGAGCGTTCTGCTGTTCGACGAATTCGACCCTCTGGCGATCCAGTCTGCGGCCTTCACTTTGCCTTGGGCCGACACATTGTTCTGGATCATTGCCTCTACGGCCGTGCCTGCGGGCTTTGGCACAGGCTTCCTTGGTGGCATCTTGGCCGGCAGCTTCGCGAGCGCCGCGATCCGTGGCGAGTTGCAAACCGCGTCCTTCGAGAGCGCGGCACAGACAGGGCGTTACACTTTGGGCGCTGTGTTGATGGGGTTCGGCGGCGTTTTGGCGGGCGGCTGCACCGTTGGCGCGGGCCTCAGTGGCTCTGCGGCCCTGAGTGTCGCAGCGCTTCTGGCTCTGGCAAGCATGGTCGCAGGCGCGTGGGCAACAAGCCGCGCGCTGGCCGCCACACCCGTGGCCGTTCCCGCTTAA
- the proS gene encoding proline--tRNA ligase, whose amino-acid sequence MRLSRYFLPVLKETPAEAQIVSHRYMLRAGMIKQSAAGIYSWLPLGYKVLQKIEKIVHEEQQKAGHLPMLMPTIQSADLWRESGRYDDYGEEMLRIKDRHDRDMLFTPTAEELITDIFRSHVTSYKDMPLTMYQIQWKFRDERRPRFGVMRGREFYMKDGYNFDLTKEDALHAYNRHLVSYLRTYERMGLQAIPMRADSGPIGGDDTHEFLVLADTGESEVFYDSAVTDLTFGDRDIDYDNVEQCAGVMEEFTNLYARTDETHDEALFNAIPEERRKTARGIEVGQIFYFGTKYSEAMNAVVQGPDGKQVPVHMGSHGIGVSRLLGAIIEASHDDKGIIWPEGVTPFHVGIVNLKQGDEEADGACEALYKSLTALGLEPLYDDRNERAGGKFATMDLIGLPWRITVGPRGLKNGVVELTSRRTGESVEVSPEEAVKKVAAIYAVH is encoded by the coding sequence ATGCGCCTGTCCCGCTATTTCCTCCCCGTCCTGAAAGAAACCCCCGCAGAGGCGCAGATCGTGTCGCACCGCTACATGCTGCGCGCTGGTATGATCAAGCAATCCGCTGCCGGCATCTACTCTTGGCTGCCACTGGGCTACAAAGTGCTGCAAAAGATCGAGAAAATTGTGCATGAAGAGCAGCAGAAAGCGGGCCACCTGCCAATGCTGATGCCGACGATCCAATCTGCGGACCTATGGCGCGAAAGCGGTCGCTACGACGATTACGGCGAAGAGATGCTGCGCATAAAAGACCGCCATGACCGCGACATGCTGTTCACGCCAACCGCCGAGGAATTGATCACCGACATCTTCCGCTCCCATGTGACCAGCTACAAAGATATGCCGTTGACCATGTATCAGATCCAGTGGAAATTCCGCGACGAACGTCGCCCGCGCTTTGGCGTCATGCGGGGCCGCGAATTCTACATGAAGGACGGCTACAACTTTGATTTAACAAAGGAAGACGCGCTGCACGCCTATAACCGCCATCTGGTCAGCTACTTGCGTACTTACGAGCGTATGGGCCTCCAAGCGATCCCGATGCGGGCTGATTCCGGTCCGATTGGTGGTGACGATACACACGAATTCCTGGTGCTGGCAGATACCGGCGAGTCCGAGGTTTTCTACGACAGCGCCGTGACCGACCTGACCTTCGGCGACCGCGACATCGACTACGATAATGTCGAGCAATGTGCGGGCGTCATGGAAGAGTTCACAAACCTCTATGCCCGCACGGACGAGACCCATGACGAAGCATTGTTCAACGCGATCCCGGAAGAGCGCCGCAAGACTGCGCGGGGCATTGAAGTCGGGCAGATTTTCTACTTCGGCACCAAGTATTCCGAGGCGATGAACGCCGTGGTGCAAGGGCCGGACGGCAAGCAGGTTCCTGTGCATATGGGTAGCCACGGCATTGGTGTGTCCCGCCTTCTAGGGGCGATCATCGAGGCTTCGCACGACGACAAGGGCATCATCTGGCCGGAAGGCGTGACGCCGTTCCATGTGGGTATCGTGAACCTCAAGCAGGGCGACGAAGAGGCCGACGGGGCTTGCGAGGCGCTGTACAAGTCGCTCACCGCTTTGGGACTCGAGCCGCTTTATGATGACCGTAATGAGCGGGCAGGCGGCAAGTTTGCCACGATGGACCTGATCGGCCTTCCATGGCGCATTACAGTTGGCCCGCGTGGTTTGAAAAACGGTGTTGTTGAGCTCACCTCGCGCCGCACAGGCGAGAGCGTTGAAGTGTCGCCCGAAGAAGCCGTCAAAAAAGTCGCAGCGATCTACGCGGTTCACTGA
- a CDS encoding lipoprotein-releasing ABC transporter permease subunit: MIAWRYLRAKRAEGGVSVMTWISLIGITLAVAALIITLAVRSGFRYEFVDTILGANAHVTVYSSGQTSENGTYAQVIQDYDGLTAKMAEANGVVRAAPLVKGQVMAAATSGNAAAEVYGIRAADLAGVRRVVQPEQKLGDLAQFNVANNGMTIAIGWGVARSLGVSVGDKVKLISPNGTKTAFGTSPRIVAFEVVYIFQVGRYDIDRTRVYMPFDKAQEYFNREGVADEIEVILDDPENVSKHERDLLMAAGDGALLWTWRDSSGAFLQALEMEDNVMFLILSVLVLIASMNIVSGLIMLVKNKGRDIGILRTMGLSEGSVLRVFFICGASIGVIGTILGMILGCLFAIYIDQIFGIVNWVAGGGVWDPSIRLISKLPARLEWGDVLSAISLSLFLSFVVTIFPARRAARMNPVEALRYE; encoded by the coding sequence ATGATCGCATGGCGTTACTTGCGCGCCAAACGCGCCGAGGGTGGCGTGTCGGTGATGACATGGATCAGCCTGATCGGCATTACTCTGGCAGTGGCCGCGCTGATCATCACCTTGGCCGTGCGTTCTGGCTTTCGGTATGAGTTCGTCGATACCATTTTGGGGGCCAACGCGCATGTCACGGTCTATTCCTCTGGCCAGACCAGCGAGAATGGAACCTATGCGCAGGTCATTCAGGACTATGACGGTCTGACCGCCAAAATGGCTGAAGCGAATGGCGTGGTGCGTGCCGCACCTTTGGTGAAGGGGCAGGTTATGGCGGCGGCTACCTCGGGGAATGCAGCGGCTGAGGTCTATGGCATCCGTGCCGCAGATTTGGCCGGTGTGCGCCGCGTGGTTCAGCCGGAACAGAAGTTGGGCGATTTGGCGCAGTTCAACGTGGCAAACAATGGCATGACAATCGCCATAGGTTGGGGCGTTGCCCGCAGCTTGGGCGTGTCCGTTGGCGACAAGGTCAAACTGATCTCACCCAACGGAACAAAGACTGCGTTTGGCACGTCGCCGCGCATCGTGGCGTTCGAGGTCGTCTATATTTTCCAAGTGGGCCGCTACGACATTGACCGCACGCGGGTCTACATGCCGTTTGACAAGGCGCAGGAATATTTCAACCGCGAAGGCGTTGCCGACGAGATTGAGGTGATCCTTGATGATCCGGAGAACGTCAGCAAACATGAGCGGGATTTGCTGATGGCGGCTGGCGACGGAGCGCTGCTCTGGACATGGCGTGACAGCTCCGGTGCGTTTTTGCAGGCGCTGGAAATGGAAGACAACGTAATGTTCCTGATCCTGTCCGTGCTGGTTCTTATCGCCTCGATGAACATCGTATCCGGTCTGATTATGCTGGTGAAAAACAAGGGGCGCGACATTGGCATTCTGCGTACGATGGGCTTGTCTGAAGGCTCTGTGCTTCGGGTGTTCTTCATCTGCGGGGCGTCAATCGGGGTGATCGGAACGATCCTCGGGATGATCCTTGGGTGCCTCTTTGCCATCTATATCGACCAGATTTTCGGGATCGTGAACTGGGTTGCTGGGGGCGGTGTATGGGATCCGTCAATCCGGTTAATCTCCAAGCTGCCCGCGCGGCTTGAGTGGGGCGACGTGTTGTCCGCTATATCACTGTCGCTGTTCCTCAGCTTTGTTGTCACCATCTTTCCGGCCCGCCGTGCCGCCCGCATGAACCCTGTGGAGGCCTTGCGCTATGAGTAA
- a CDS encoding HalD/BesD family halogenase → MDHSGASLINLTRYPIHKKGSERDAVLKSARENLDRDGCAVLKGFLTQDGIAALTAEAESVAENGHKSFNRTNAYFTKDDPSLPADDPRRQFFDRSNAFIPADNFRKDGALRSVHDFDGFDAFIQDCLQEEKFYRYADPLADVIVNMASEGNGFPWHFDTNNFTVTLAIQNADAGGAFEYAPGIREGDENFDEVKHVLDGTSDKVTTLELEPGDLQLFRGRYSLHRVAPLRGDRPRYVAIFSYVEEPGMVGSPERTEQLYGRTLPIHWERQAGHRADAFID, encoded by the coding sequence ATGGATCATTCTGGAGCAAGCCTTATCAATCTTACTCGTTATCCTATTCACAAAAAGGGCTCCGAGCGTGACGCGGTTTTGAAGAGCGCACGAGAGAACCTAGATCGCGACGGCTGCGCGGTCTTGAAGGGATTTCTGACTCAAGACGGCATCGCCGCCCTCACCGCAGAGGCCGAAAGCGTCGCAGAGAACGGGCACAAGTCCTTCAACCGAACGAATGCCTATTTCACTAAAGATGATCCTTCCCTGCCAGCGGATGACCCCCGTCGACAGTTTTTTGACCGATCCAACGCATTCATCCCGGCGGACAATTTCCGAAAAGACGGGGCACTGCGATCCGTCCACGATTTTGACGGGTTTGACGCATTCATTCAGGATTGCCTTCAGGAGGAAAAATTCTACCGCTATGCCGATCCCTTGGCGGATGTGATTGTAAATATGGCCAGTGAAGGAAACGGGTTTCCTTGGCATTTCGATACCAACAATTTCACCGTGACGCTTGCGATCCAGAACGCCGACGCAGGTGGCGCATTCGAGTATGCGCCGGGCATCCGCGAGGGCGACGAGAATTTCGATGAAGTGAAGCATGTGCTGGACGGAACGTCAGACAAGGTGACAACGCTAGAGCTTGAGCCCGGTGACCTCCAGTTGTTCAGAGGTCGCTATTCGTTGCATCGCGTCGCGCCGTTAAGGGGCGACAGGCCGCGCTATGTGGCGATTTTCTCTTACGTGGAAGAGCCGGGAATGGTTGGTAGCCCGGAACGCACGGAACAACTCTATGGACGAACGCTTCCGATCCATTGGGAGCGGCAGGCGGGGCACCGCGCGGATGCTTTCATAGACTGA
- a CDS encoding alanine/glycine:cation symporter family protein — MTRFNQVAASAAALAATAGPALAQEAASLDARVNAAFAAATGPFVSFIFAPLPGTAFPWIVMWLVVAATIFTIYFGFVQFRFFSHAIGLVKGDYSDPNDAGEVSHFQALATALSGTVGLGNIAGVAVAVGIGGPGATFWMILAGLLGMASKFTECTLGVKYRNEYPDGTVSGGPMYYISKGFTELGLPGGKILAILFSVFCILGALGGGNMFQANQAHAQISGIVGDYPGWITGIIFAAVVFVVIVGGVKSIAAVTEKVVPFMGILYVGAALIILLVNYDKIGWAFGQIFAGAFTGLGVAGGMVGALIQGFKRAAFSNEAGVGSAAIAHSAVKTKEPITEGFVSLLEPLIDTVVICTMTALVIVISQQLIIDPATGNYMLNEAGSAIATVDGNSGVALTSAAFASGISWFPYVLAIAVVLFAFSTMISWSYYGLKAWTYLFGEGKTTELVFKLIFCVFIVIGAAASLGPVIDFSDAAIFAMAVVNIFCLYFLMKLVRTELNSYASRLKSGEIKKYEH, encoded by the coding sequence ATGACACGTTTCAACCAAGTCGCAGCCTCTGCTGCTGCGCTGGCGGCCACCGCCGGCCCGGCACTGGCACAAGAGGCAGCCAGCCTCGACGCTCGCGTGAACGCAGCCTTTGCAGCCGCAACGGGCCCGTTCGTGAGCTTCATCTTCGCGCCCCTTCCGGGCACGGCGTTTCCTTGGATCGTGATGTGGCTGGTAGTCGCTGCCACGATCTTCACCATCTATTTCGGATTTGTTCAGTTCCGCTTTTTCAGCCACGCCATTGGTTTGGTAAAGGGTGATTACTCCGATCCGAATGATGCGGGCGAAGTCAGCCACTTCCAAGCGCTGGCAACCGCGCTTTCTGGCACAGTGGGCCTTGGGAACATCGCCGGTGTGGCCGTCGCCGTCGGCATCGGTGGTCCCGGGGCGACGTTCTGGATGATCCTCGCGGGTCTTCTGGGCATGGCCTCGAAGTTCACTGAGTGTACGTTGGGTGTGAAATATCGGAACGAATATCCAGACGGCACCGTGTCCGGTGGCCCGATGTATTACATCTCCAAAGGCTTTACCGAGCTGGGACTTCCGGGCGGTAAGATTCTGGCCATCCTGTTTTCGGTCTTCTGTATCCTTGGCGCATTGGGCGGCGGGAACATGTTCCAAGCCAACCAAGCACATGCCCAAATCTCGGGCATTGTCGGCGACTACCCCGGCTGGATCACGGGCATCATATTTGCCGCGGTTGTCTTCGTGGTGATCGTGGGTGGTGTTAAATCCATCGCCGCTGTGACCGAGAAAGTGGTTCCCTTCATGGGCATCCTTTATGTCGGCGCTGCGTTGATCATCTTGCTGGTCAACTATGACAAAATCGGCTGGGCCTTTGGCCAGATCTTCGCTGGGGCTTTCACCGGCTTGGGTGTCGCAGGCGGTATGGTCGGCGCGCTGATCCAAGGTTTCAAACGGGCCGCCTTCTCGAACGAGGCGGGCGTGGGTTCCGCGGCGATTGCGCACTCGGCGGTGAAAACCAAAGAGCCAATCACCGAAGGGTTTGTTTCCTTGCTGGAGCCGCTGATCGATACAGTTGTGATCTGCACTATGACAGCACTTGTCATCGTGATCTCGCAGCAACTGATCATTGATCCTGCGACGGGCAACTACATGCTCAACGAAGCAGGCTCTGCGATTGCCACTGTCGACGGCAACTCGGGCGTCGCGTTGACCTCGGCCGCGTTTGCGTCGGGCATCAGCTGGTTCCCCTATGTGCTGGCGATTGCGGTGGTCTTGTTTGCCTTCTCGACCATGATCTCTTGGAGCTATTATGGCCTGAAGGCTTGGACCTACCTGTTTGGTGAAGGCAAAACGACCGAGCTGGTTTTCAAGCTGATCTTCTGCGTGTTCATCGTAATCGGCGCGGCCGCAAGCCTTGGGCCAGTGATCGACTTCTCCGACGCGGCGATCTTCGCCATGGCGGTGGTCAACATCTTCTGCCTCTACTTCCTGATGAAGTTGGTGCGTACGGAGTTGAACTCCTACGCCTCACGCCTCAAATCTGGCGAAATCAAGAAATACGAGCACTAG
- a CDS encoding universal stress protein, whose amino-acid sequence MSTKLVIGLDGHSSGERALEFAKTLAGQIGACEMLVVYVIEWSPYSFQTAEENAQRHKRREEEISTAQERVVTPAVKSLTDSGLTATGRVRHGNVADTLNDIAKETGATQIIVGRSTESGLSKRIFGSSTANLVMEASVPVTVVN is encoded by the coding sequence ATGTCAACTAAATTGGTAATTGGCCTAGATGGTCACAGCTCGGGGGAGCGCGCGCTTGAGTTCGCAAAAACCCTAGCAGGCCAAATTGGCGCCTGCGAAATGCTTGTGGTCTATGTTATTGAATGGTCGCCCTATTCCTTCCAAACCGCTGAAGAAAACGCGCAACGTCACAAGCGGCGCGAAGAAGAGATTTCCACTGCTCAAGAGCGCGTGGTGACGCCCGCAGTCAAATCACTGACAGACAGCGGCCTGACAGCCACTGGCCGCGTGCGGCACGGCAATGTCGCCGACACTTTGAACGACATCGCCAAGGAAACTGGTGCCACGCAGATCATTGTCGGGCGTTCTACGGAATCCGGCTTGTCAAAACGGATCTTTGGCAGCTCAACCGCAAATCTCGTGATGGAGGCAAGTGTGCCCGTCACGGTCGTCAATTAA
- a CDS encoding RNA degradosome polyphosphate kinase, protein MSGADFLTADYPEPVEIADLDTQGPSRFFNRELSWLAFNWRVLDEAQNPRVPLMERVRFLAISSTNLDEFYTVRVAGLRELANAGNRTPSSDGRTPEEQLVLIDENARALITKQDVVWEALKDEMEASGIWLLEADDLTDPDRKFLDRYFMSNVFPVLSPLAIDPAHPFPFIPNEGFSLALQMERPADGRTLQALLPIPAQIDRFISMPCEPGEMRFLPMEQLLMLKISEMFPGYVPTGHCAFRLLRDSDLEVEEEAEDLVREFEVALKRRRRGEVVRLKMSANAPTKLRNLVMKSLEVTENDVVEISGMIGLSDLGELVSAAPPDLLWTPFSPRVPERVQDNDGDMFAAITQKDMLLHHPYESFDMVIRFLAQAARDPNVVAIKQTLYRTSNESPIVDALCEAAENGKSVTALVELKARFDEAANIRQSRKLERSGAHVVYGFINYKTHAKISTVVRREGDTLVTYTHYGTGNYHPITARIYTDLSLFTCDASLGRDATKVFNYIGGYAQPEHLENLYLSPTGMKQKLIKMIDKEAEYAAEGKPAEIWAKMNAVVEADVIDALYRASQAGVKISLVVRGICAVRPGIKGLSENIRVKSIVGRFLEHSRIVCFGNGHGLPSKKAKVYISSADWMGRNLNRRVETLVEITNKTVQAQVMSQIMAANLADTAQSWILSPDGSYVRADVEGQENPFNCHRFFMENPSLSGRGSAGAGDVPELTHTKD, encoded by the coding sequence ATGAGTGGTGCCGACTTTCTGACCGCCGATTACCCCGAACCTGTCGAGATCGCCGATCTGGATACGCAGGGGCCAAGCCGGTTTTTCAACCGCGAGCTGAGCTGGCTCGCGTTCAATTGGCGTGTGCTGGACGAGGCTCAGAACCCTCGGGTGCCGTTGATGGAACGCGTACGCTTTCTTGCAATTTCTTCCACCAACCTTGACGAGTTCTACACCGTGCGTGTGGCAGGACTTCGCGAATTGGCAAATGCGGGCAATCGCACGCCGTCCTCGGACGGGCGCACGCCCGAAGAGCAATTGGTGCTGATCGACGAAAACGCCCGCGCGCTGATCACAAAGCAGGACGTAGTTTGGGAAGCCCTGAAGGACGAGATGGAGGCCAGCGGCATTTGGCTGCTTGAAGCAGACGATCTGACTGATCCGGACCGCAAGTTTCTTGATCGCTATTTTATGTCGAACGTCTTCCCTGTGCTTTCGCCTCTTGCAATCGACCCGGCGCACCCGTTCCCGTTCATTCCGAATGAAGGCTTTTCCCTAGCGTTGCAGATGGAGCGGCCCGCCGACGGCCGCACGTTGCAAGCGCTTTTGCCGATCCCTGCGCAGATTGATCGGTTCATTTCTATGCCCTGCGAGCCGGGCGAGATGCGCTTCTTGCCGATGGAGCAGTTGCTGATGTTGAAAATCAGCGAGATGTTTCCGGGATACGTGCCGACCGGCCATTGCGCCTTCCGGCTGCTGCGCGACAGCGATCTTGAGGTTGAAGAAGAGGCCGAAGATCTTGTGCGCGAATTCGAGGTTGCCCTGAAACGCCGCCGTCGCGGCGAGGTGGTGCGCCTCAAGATGAGCGCCAACGCGCCGACAAAGCTGCGCAATCTGGTGATGAAGTCGCTGGAAGTTACAGAAAATGACGTGGTGGAAATCTCAGGCATGATCGGCTTGTCCGATCTTGGGGAACTGGTGTCCGCCGCACCGCCGGACCTGCTTTGGACACCCTTCAGCCCGCGTGTGCCAGAACGGGTGCAGGACAATGACGGCGACATGTTCGCAGCCATTACCCAGAAAGATATGCTGCTGCATCATCCTTACGAAAGCTTCGACATGGTCATCCGCTTTCTGGCGCAAGCCGCGCGGGATCCGAATGTGGTGGCGATCAAGCAGACGCTGTATCGGACCTCAAACGAAAGCCCCATCGTGGACGCGCTGTGCGAAGCGGCAGAGAACGGCAAGTCTGTCACTGCGCTTGTGGAGCTGAAAGCCCGCTTTGACGAGGCCGCGAATATTCGCCAGTCGCGTAAGTTGGAACGCTCCGGCGCGCATGTGGTTTACGGGTTCATCAACTATAAGACCCATGCCAAAATTAGCACTGTGGTGCGCCGCGAAGGCGACACGCTTGTGACCTACACCCACTACGGGACCGGCAACTATCACCCGATTACAGCCCGCATTTACACTGACCTGAGCCTGTTCACCTGCGACGCGTCCCTGGGCCGCGACGCGACCAAAGTGTTCAATTATATCGGCGGCTACGCCCAGCCAGAGCATCTTGAGAACCTGTATCTATCTCCGACAGGCATGAAGCAAAAGCTCATCAAGATGATCGACAAAGAGGCGGAATATGCCGCCGAGGGCAAACCGGCCGAAATTTGGGCCAAGATGAATGCTGTGGTTGAGGCTGACGTCATTGACGCGCTTTATCGGGCGTCACAGGCAGGGGTGAAGATCAGCCTCGTCGTGCGCGGTATCTGCGCCGTGCGGCCCGGTATCAAAGGCTTAAGCGAAAATATCCGCGTGAAGTCGATTGTGGGCCGCTTTCTGGAGCATTCTCGCATCGTTTGTTTTGGCAATGGCCACGGGCTGCCGTCGAAGAAAGCCAAGGTCTACATATCCTCGGCGGACTGGATGGGGCGCAATCTGAACCGCCGCGTTGAGACTTTGGTCGAGATCACCAACAAGACGGTGCAAGCGCAGGTGATGAGCCAGATTATGGCCGCCAACCTTGCTGATACGGCGCAAAGCTGGATCCTGTCGCCTGACGGCTCTTACGTGCGGGCGGATGTTGAAGGGCAGGAAAACCCCTTCAACTGCCACCGCTTCTTTATGGAAAACCCGTCCCTGTCTGGCCGAGGCTCAGCAGGGGCAGGGGACGTGCCGGAATTGACCCACACCAAGGATTAA